The sequence CTCGGCCGGGCTCGGCATGGCGGTGGCGCGCGACCTCGCCGGCACGCAACGCAACGTCGTCTGCGTGATCGGCGACGGCGCCATGTCGGCCGGGATGGCCTATGAGGCGATGAACAATGCCGGCGCGATGGATTCCCGCCTCATCGTCATCCTCAACGACAACGACATGTCGATCGCCCCGCCGGTGGGCGCCATGTCGGCCTATCTGGCCCGGCTGATCTCCGGCCCGACCTACCGCACCCTGCGCGAGACCGCCAAGCAGCTCACCCGCGGCCTGCCGCGCTTCTTCGGCAAGAAGGCGGCGCAGGCGGAGGAGTTCGCGCGCAGCTTCTGGACCGGCGGCACGCTGTTCGAGGAGCTCGGCTTCTACTATGTCGGCCCGATCGACGGGCACAATCTCGACCATCTCCTGCCCGTGCTGCGCAATGTGCGCGACGCGCCGACCGGCCCGGTGCTGGTCCATGTCGTCACCCAGAAAGGCAAGGGTTACCCGCCGGCGGAGGCTTCCGCCGACAAGTATCATGGTGTCCAGCGCTTCGACGTCGCCACCGGCACGCAGAAGAAGGCCACGTCCAACGCGCCGACCTATACCAGCGTGTTCGCCGACGCGCTGATCGACGAGGCGCGCCGCGACGACAAGATCGTCGCCATCAACGCCGCCATGCCGGCCGGCACCGGGCTCGACCTGTTCGGCGCCGCCTTCCCCGAGCGCAGCTTCGATGTCGGCATCGCCGAGCAGCACGCGGTGACCTTCGCGGCCGGCCTTGCCACCGAGGGCTTCAAGCCGTTCTGCGCCATCTACTCGACCTTCCTGCAGCGCGCCTACGACCAGGTGGTGCACGATGTCGCCATCCAGCGGCTGCCGGTGCGCTTCGCCATCGACCGTGCCGGCCTCGTGGGGGCGGACGGGGCGACCCATGTCGGCGCCTTCGACGTGCCGATGCTCGCCACCCTGCCCGGCATGGTGGTGATGGCGGCGGCCGACGAGGCCGAGCTGGTCCACATGGTCGCCACCGCAGCCGCCTATGACGAGGGTCCCATCGCCTTCCGCTACCCGCGCGGCGAAGGGGTCGGCGTCGAGCGCCCCGAACGCGGCGTGCCGCTGGAGATCGGGCGCGGGCGCGTCGTGCGCGAGGGCTCGAAGATCGCGCTGCTCTCGCTCGGCACGCGGCTGGCGCCCTGCCTCGCCGCCGCCGACCAGCTCGCCGGCTTCGGCCTGTCGACGACGGTCGCCGATGCGCGCTTCGCCAAGCCGATCGACCGCGATCTGGTGCTGCGGCTCGCCCGCGAGCACGAGGTGCTGGTGGTGGTGGAGGAGGGCGCGGTCGGCGGCTTCGGCAGCCATGTGCTCACCCTTCTCGCCGAGGCCGGCGCGCTCGACCGCGGGCTGAAGGTGCGCACGCTGTGCCTGCCCGACCGTTTCATCGAGCAGGACGCGCCG comes from Ancylobacter sp. TS-1 and encodes:
- the dxs gene encoding 1-deoxy-D-xylulose-5-phosphate synthase, with protein sequence MTRPSTPLLDTIREPADLRRLSEEQLPRLAAELREEMIDAVSVTGGHLGAGLGVVELTVALHHVFDTPKDRLIWDVGHQCYPHKILTGRRERIRTLRQVGGLSGFTNRTESVYDPFGAGHSSTSISAGLGMAVARDLAGTQRNVVCVIGDGAMSAGMAYEAMNNAGAMDSRLIVILNDNDMSIAPPVGAMSAYLARLISGPTYRTLRETAKQLTRGLPRFFGKKAAQAEEFARSFWTGGTLFEELGFYYVGPIDGHNLDHLLPVLRNVRDAPTGPVLVHVVTQKGKGYPPAEASADKYHGVQRFDVATGTQKKATSNAPTYTSVFADALIDEARRDDKIVAINAAMPAGTGLDLFGAAFPERSFDVGIAEQHAVTFAAGLATEGFKPFCAIYSTFLQRAYDQVVHDVAIQRLPVRFAIDRAGLVGADGATHVGAFDVPMLATLPGMVVMAAADEAELVHMVATAAAYDEGPIAFRYPRGEGVGVERPERGVPLEIGRGRVVREGSKIALLSLGTRLAPCLAAADQLAGFGLSTTVADARFAKPIDRDLVLRLAREHEVLVVVEEGAVGGFGSHVLTLLAEAGALDRGLKVRTLCLPDRFIEQDAPAGQLREAGLDVDGIVTGVFAALGRTQDATPALRRG